ATTTATAAACAATGAGTATTTGTTGTCTAATAATGTTTGTTAAAATGGTCAAAAAGAAGATGACGGAGAAATTAAACAGAGGAATGAGTTGTGTCATGCACAATTGTGTCGTATGACCATACAACTTTAGCTCATGGAGACTACACAAGGAGCACGAAGTCCATGTAAACAAGAAGCTGCCTGAAATAAGATGATACTGGTGATCCGTATGCACCGAAGACAGTACAGGGAGTATAAGGCAGTAGAGAATACTTTCTATGAATCACATTGTAAGATCATCGATTAGTCGATCTTGAGTATCCTTGCAACCATGGCACGGAATAGTAGTCCTACTATTCcgtcgttgactgaagaatatgtATAAACACGGATAGccctgggtaaatttttgtgaccaaTTTTCGTCGGGCAAGTGGGCCCAGGTGGGCCTGGGAGCCTAGGAGGGTTCTGGTCTATCGACTCTATCTAACGGGTTCGCACCGACATTTGTAGCAGCCAAAACAGTGTCGGTATAGAAGCTTGAGATTGAGTCGGTACAAAGTGAGTACGTAAGACTACTTTTCGACTGCGACTTAAAAATGTCGATCAGCTCGATCATCCCCGTGAGAAGACGCCTAACCGCGTCCACAGCCAACCACCGCATCAAcctccgaacacctccaaccactgtcaaccacctcctaccatctccgaccaccttcTACCACCCCCTACTACCTCCTACCAGCGCCTACCACCttctaccatttccgaacacctcctgTTACGTTCCGAGAGGAACGTTCCGAGTCGATCCTGATTCGCCGCGTGATTTAAATCGTTCTCTTGACTTACGTAGTTGGTGTATGTAGATCTCGGGAATCCGCTGATCAGCTCCTCAGATCTTCTCGTTCAACTCGCCCACAATTCTGAAAGTTCGTTAGGTAGGGCTCGTGCCAACCATCActatgcgtgattgaaataattaattatgacAACACTTGGgttaattacacatttattaacgGTCTTCTTCCAGTTCTCGATGGTAGGTTTACAATCGTGGTACAGATTGGTGTTAATCACTATCACAGTGACAAACTGTTACAAGTCTCGAAGGTTCTGAATGACttatattgattttattctaGGATTTAGGTAGAGATCTGATTTGTTCTCTATGATGTCTGAAGTTCTTCTGATCTATTCTATTTTCTAGAGAGGTTGAATTAGAGGAAAAGTAGGAGGAGTTCAAAAGGAGTCGCGGTTTCTCGCGGGTCTCGGATGATTGGTCaaagatgatgaaataattgaggGTAGGATTTCTGATTCGTGCATGAGATCTCGGTGGTGGATTAGTGCGAGGTAGTTGGTTTAGAGAAGCAAGCGGCGAATCGCTGATTGGTCTTGTTATCGTTAAAATAAGGGCGCTATCCTGGATTCTGGGAATAGGGGTTTctttatttgtgaattatCCGTGATTTCTCTTCCCATGTTTCCGGTGTTTAGTCTACTTGATTATCTTAATTACTGCAGGTGTTTATTACTTTGAGTTATTACGGTTGAGATCGTAAATCAAAGGTTTTATGTGAAAGCTAATGTTGAAAGGTATAACggttaaatgggaaaaaatgtgCATACCATGTATGTTATGAATATGACTGATAAAATAACGGTTGATCTAGCGTGTGAGAACTATCGATATAAGGATTTGGACGTTATGATGGTAGCTATGTGTGTTAGTATTAATCTACGACTATCGGTAAGAGCACGTGAGGCTCTCTTATGATAACTGCACGCTGGTCAGGTAGGGCGCAGGGAGGGCGCCGCCGTGGATACCGGCTGGCACGTAACACTCcaaccacctccgaccacctccgaccaccttcgtcCTCTTCGTACCCCTGCTCCTCTATGTATTctataacattaatattcataattattcctacaacttttcatttgctctctcaatcttgaattttcgtaggcacagaagcgaaacgctgttttagctagtcgcatgtgaagtatctacgttgggtagaaaagcggaattgtttttcgaaaagtgttgtcatggaaaaaaattcagagtacctgtaatacatcacgaaTGCGTTAATTTTGATcaagatgaaatggatgctccgtatatgagacagtatttaacgcagtgtcctgatttaaagacctaaaaaggtgattgtcggcgatttttttttttgatagggagggatagaacgaagcttcttgaaacttcgaatgtattttaacacacattcgaaaggtacgagcaagaatttttattatccaaCTATCGCAGTACGGCAGCGTTATTcactgacccgttaactgaagaatatatctctAGTCAACGACTGACCATCGGAGGGCCTAGCCGTTtatgagtctggaatcggcaggaaagataaggtacgtatttcttgtctgaaatgtacaaactaaaatcattatacatcatacatgATACATAATATTAAAGTTTGccaccaaagtttggatgttcggatcttcggatgttcagagagtgacgtcacccaaaatttttttcttccgacgtcatcgatctatacctatatatatatatgtatatatactttttggtttctgcatcattattacatctgatctaAACATGTgtacattcttctctcgggtacctatacttcaattcaatcactgttttgctaagaattttggaagaaatttattgtcattattaatttcttgtatggCCGACAAGTCGGTAAGTACACACAGGCTAAGTAATGACTTGGGCTtaccattgcgaagactgtgttactcgaaaggtgaatgcagccagcatcatgtcgaaatcggtaactctctgatgttctgcaataagttctcaactctaccgtTGGAACATCTCAGGGAGCGCAAGCGCGCGACGTttttcggttgtcacaccaaagcccattagggcaactgtctttatattcttcagtcaacgattCCGTGCTTGCAGCCAATGACCAGTGCCAATGACACTCTGGTACAAAAGGAACACTAGCGACACTAGTGGTACAAAAGATAAACCTAACGTGAACGTGACAAGTTTTGTCAATTTACCTATTTGAGTTCATACTTCTTGTGTAATCTCTATGCCCATGCTCCATGCTTTGGCTTACGATACTAGGCTAAATATGGCCACCATGATCTGTCGTCTGCAATGTATCAGCGGGTTTTTGTCCTTCGCGACATGTCAAAAATCGGCTGTCATCGATTGATTCGGGCGGTTCGATTGTGACGTATGAAAATTACGTACGATGCGAAGTGATCATTGAATGACAATAAGTGCGATATTGATGTAATTTAGAGTGAATGACTAACGATGATCTAGATTGGAATTAATGccaataagtaaataaaattcttgtaGTCGTCGCGACAGTGAGTCATTTGACAGTGTGATCAAGTCACACCCCGGACAATGGGAGTGATCTATTTGAAACGTAATTAGCAAGAAGTAGAAATCAAAGTTATATCGTTTACAACTCAACCGTGTGTAAAACTTAATTTCATGAACCTCAATGTAATATTCCTCGGAAATTGTTTATACTCggagaataaatatatatcagtCGAATTATACAAAGGTTACGTATCCATGACCGGGGTTCTTTAATACTCAAACAACGAATAcgggattaaattttaacataAGATAAGCTAACTTTTGAACTAAGCGAATGTTTCGATCGAGTGAAGAACTGTATCGAGTAGAAGAAACAATCTGAGCTCTGACGAATCGCTTCTGCGGTGACATGCAATTCGAGATTATACATGAACAGTGATTATGGATTGAAGTAGCCTTTCTTTTTGGGTAACCGTAACGAGAATTGCGTTATAATTCTGCCAAAACCGTTATTAATACTATAACTAGCTTGATAAGCGAATGCGTAAAGGAAAGAATAAATACGGTAGACAAAAGGCATTTAAGATGTCTGCAAGTAATAATGTAGCTGGCGGGGCGCCACGTGTGTCGAACTTTCCAAATCGCAATTCCCAGAGGTCGACGTTGTTGAAAGTAGTTATTTTGGGTGACGGGGGTGTCGGGAAGTCGTGTCTGATGAATAGGTTTGTTTCAAATCACTTTGACGAGCACAGCTTTCACACGATCGGTGTTGAATTCCTAAACAAAGACATTGAAATCAACGGTGAGGCATACACGCTCCAGATTTGGGACACTGCGGGTCAAGAGCGGTTCAAAACACTCAGAACGCCGTTCTACCGAGGCTCTGACATCTGCCTGCTAACCTACGCTGTCGACGACAGAACCAGCTTCCAGAACTTGGCCCTCTGGCGAACAGAGTTCCTTTACTATGCGGATGTTCAAGAAGGATCGACGTTCCCCTTCATCGTGATTGGAAACAAGGTTCGTCCGCTTCAATAGCCAGCTTTATAGACCAAAGCTCAGGCTGCGACTCGATCGGCCATTTTTTTGCAGGTCGACGTTCCTGAGTCGGAAAAACAGATTTCTACGGAGGAGGCAAAAGCCTGGTGTCTTGAGAACGGGAATTCTCCACTTGTCGAAACATCGGCCAAGGACGCGACGAACGTCGAAGCCGCCTTTGGTGCTGCGGTTGCTGCCTGGGCTAGACTGGAGGCGAGGCTAGAGCGTCCGATCGTCGAAGATACGGTCGATCTGTCCAAACAGCAATCTCCGCATCGCACCAGCTGCTGTATGCCAGCCTCAACAGCAGAGTAGGTCATCAATAACGAGTTTAAaatgtgattaaaaaatggACGCGTATATCCTGTTACTTCCACACCTTGAATTGTTGTGTTATATTCGATACATCGGTTGATTATTACAGCGTATATTCAGTTGGGTTCTTTTTGTTTGAACGATCATTTTAACCAAAACTATAACACAAAGTCAAATGACGCTTGTGTAGTTTTTATTCACTGTTTTCGATGTTGAACGCAACTGTCCAAATGGACCAGCTGTTTAAACAAGACACATCACACTCTTAACTGATATTGGACCTTATAATAGATTGCGAATAGATTATTCACGAATTTGACTGATACTTTTGTGAAACTAACATTAAGAATGAATCGTCTGAATTATCTCTATCAAATTTTAGAAAGTCAAACCATTCAAAAAATCTTTAGCAATGTCAATTTGCACTAATATTAGAAAGCATGAGTAAAACAAGATCCCTATTATGGAATAAAAATGCGTCTAAGCTGATTTGAATAACGCAAGCTGATATTAACAATTTGACAGAAGGTAGTTCTAATTCACAtggtaaaaatgattaaacgttgttttattttattttattttaatattttcgggcttattttattcaccaCAGTTTTTGAGAGATCACTTGAAAAAGATTCTACTAATAATTAAGTTGATTTTTGTAAGTACGATAGGACAGATGTTGAGTGCAGAATAAAATTTGCACATTTTGATTATAACGTCAAATTTCTTGTATGTTTTTCTGACAATTTATGGGGATCTTGTTggaatacgtttttttttttttttatctctgaAAAACCCAGTTACGTTAGTAACAAAATGTGGCACAAAAATATCATATTATGCAGAGATGGAATACAACTAAAATTTAAACTAACAAAAactaaacaaataaaatgagCCCAAAACATTAAAATCAGATCATGAATACCGGAGTTTAATCGTTTGAACATTCGAATCGCACagctttttctcaaattgctgatttctcaagtttttatttgaatttgattagATTCAATTCTGTTAGATAGGAGGGATATTGTATTAATTGTCTTTGCAATCATTGTCGCAAATAACATTCCTGTGTGCATATCAAAGTCTCGACCTCCAAAACTGCCAAATTGCCAAACCTTAGTGTTGCAAAAATGGGTCGTATCGACCGCATGTCATCCCTAACTAGTATTTTATGAAGCAAAACAAACGCGAGGGAGTCTCTTATGGTTACAATAAAGTAAAGTACGTCAGCTTGCCTATCTAAAGGTGGTTACCGGCGATTCGCTGCAACAAGTCTTAACATCGTGCTAAATTGCCAACACACCTTACagctattttcaaaattaataattaaatctaattttctcagattctgaatggaaatgaaaaacattcaCATAAAGCGCTTCTGCATCAATCAACCTCctttaaaatattgaaagattTATGCGTACTGATTAGCACTTTTTCTCTACAGTCTCGACTCAGTATTAGGTAAAATTTGTATTCCATCCTAGACGCAATGGTGCACATTTATTACAATCATCGTGTAATCAACGAGCAATGGACCGCTTATGATACGCTGTAAGTACAGTTGGCGCACCTTCAACAAGTATTGATACACGAGCTAGCAGAGATTTGTCAAATATTACAAACAgcatgtaacatttttttgttgcaaTACACTCATGTTAATAATATCCTAATAGCGGCAATCAATTACATTGCAGCGAATAGCTGGTGAGCTAGTGAGCTAATCTATCATACTTTATTGTAACTAAAGTAGGCTCGTTTGCGATTGCTTTGCTTAGGAAAATAACGAGTTGTGACATTTGTAGGTCTGGATAACGAGCAGTGTTGACATTTATGATTGGAGGCAACGTGCAATTGTGACGTCTGGAGTTAGAGACTCTGCTgtacattagggtggtccttaaaagaatcattttcgaatttcgactACCTCACCCCCCGAAATCAgctttaaataattcaacaataattctctaatttttcacatttttattgcAACTCTAATCCTTGCCGCCAGCGGGTTGATTTTCCCATTCAACCCTTTTCAATGGAACAGTAAAGCTAGCAAACTcatattgatgaaatttgacaTCGGAGAGTTCCTTGGATGGTTGATTACAAATCTGGACtcaaaattacgaaattcaaaatggtggatccaatatggtagACAAACATCCCAAAAGTCACTTGGTattgccatattggatccactaTGTTGaacttcaaaattttgagtctggATTCATAATCAGCGATCCAAGGAACTCCTCTATCATATTTATTCGACATCCATTTGGTAGATTTGCTATTTCCTTGAATAGGGTTAAATGGGGAAATAAACCCTCTGGCGGCACGGGTTACAGTCGAGAtaaagatctgaaaaaattagggaattatTCGGCGCCAATTTGGAAGGTGAAATAGTGgacattaaaaaattacctttttaaggaccacccAACTTTATACCAACATTTTTGGTAATATTTGGAACAAGTTTCCTCCTTTCCTAACTTTTCATTCAGACAGTCTAGCCCATTGATTTTCAACACAATTTAAAGTTTTACAACTAACCAATAAAAAGAATCAGTTGCCTGTTCGCACCTTTTCCCATAAATATACTTAACTATACAGTAGCACCAATGATTGATTAATTGGAAGTTGGTTTAAAAACCGAATAATAGGATAACCCATCCAAATTTTGATCTAAAATCATGAAGAATGCATGCttcttcataaaaaaatacaaaaagataaagtaaaataaatcatgTTCGCAAGACTTCACTAGGCATGCTTTGTTTCTTATAGGTCTAACAAAGTAATTTGAAGAGAAAACGTAACACGttcgtggaaaatttttgctaCGTACAACACTGTATGTATCACACCTttaaagagaaataaatacatCAAATATTAACGCTGTATTTAGCTAAACACACACAGAGCCAAAAGTAGTACTAATTTTTGagtttgtagaaaattaaaaaaacgacactgttttttatttttactctatttatatttacttAAGATATAGTGCAATCATATTAAATGAAGATGATTATACCCTTGCTACTCGATTGTGATTAGAAGCAGCTCATGACACTGCACAGTATTTCAAGTCTTTTACCTAAATATCCCACCGGCTTGTGATGATATTTAACAATAATCATAAATACGTAAAATAAGACTTAGTTATGAATTGTAGAATATACCAATAGCTTTGAAGCACATTTTTGCCTTATTATCgcaatgtaataaataatcgtaCCTGAGGAATGAAATGGGGCCGCGGTTATCATGTACTAACACAAACTCTTAGATAGGTTGAGATTACTACACCTTGTGATACACGGCTACTTTATGAGCATTATTtatctaaaaattttattattaaaaaaatgtatatttgtaaCATTCTCAAATTAGAAAAACACAGATCAAAGACTCAGTTCAGATTTAGTACCggtgatatttattttattagaCATGcctcgtaaaaataaaatgataatcatgctgaaatattttcaacatttgacaataattatttgaatggTCATTAATTCCCGAATTTTCTCACTCATCGCAATCCTAGTTTTCTCTTCACTTTTCAAGACTGTTAGATTTAgaatcttttatttattatttttaaacttgaaCTCTACAAGTCCCATGCGCAAACCCCATTATCCTCAGCCTGTACATTGCCTTGAATTTAATAGCTTTTGTACAATTTCAGAATCAAAGTATAATTCGAATGAGTATGCTTTTATATAACGAGCATGTTTtgcgtgttttccgtacacaaagtacccgtttctatGACGGTTGAGTGagtgcgaatgcgcatgcacGGGATACTGAAAAGACCACTTTAGTCCTAGCAGTTGAAAGTGATCTTTTctgtactgcgcgcatgcgctgtcgcgaacGAATCTGACCTGACGcaaccctaacctcaatttcgtgcgtCGTGAAAAAGGCACaacatatttttgttatataaagaatcgtgtgcaacaagAAGGCAACGGTCTTTTAAcctcgcgtatttgcaatattcctCTTCGGCTCACCTACGACTCATATTGCGAATTTACACTCGGGCCAAAAAGACCGAGTTTGGTTCCTTGTCATACAATATGCTATTTATCAAACCAACTGTATTCGACTGACCGTTGAAATTTCATGTCATGTTCGAACATTTCAATGATTAGTGCTGAAgtcaatatttaataattcgaaagagagaaaaataaaatgagaatattCGGTTATCAGTTATTGACTCGACCTCACAGAACTGGTTCATGCTGATTTTTGTGTCAGATGTGTATGCGGTGCTTTTGTATAGCTGTATGTCGGAAACAAACTTACTATAATGAATAactatattaatataataataatataatgataataatataataagcaTCTAAATCTAATCATATCAAAgcaaaggaagaaagaaaacaacgtAAAAGCTCAATACTGCtcttatatatatgtatacaaccGTATCataatatgtttatttttacagcgCAGTTTCAAATGTGTAATTGCTTTCTAATTTAGAGCATTGTATTTTTGAGCGCAAACCAAAGGTCTAACGTAATACACTCTTGTGTTATTCTCGTCCactcttatttttatttcc
This is a stretch of genomic DNA from Neodiprion fabricii isolate iyNeoFabr1 chromosome 2, iyNeoFabr1.1, whole genome shotgun sequence. It encodes these proteins:
- the LOC124175028 gene encoding ras-related protein Rab-9A — translated: MRKGKNKYGRQKAFKMSASNNVAGGAPRVSNFPNRNSQRSTLLKVVILGDGGVGKSCLMNRFVSNHFDEHSFHTIGVEFLNKDIEINGEAYTLQIWDTAGQERFKTLRTPFYRGSDICLLTYAVDDRTSFQNLALWRTEFLYYADVQEGSTFPFIVIGNKVDVPESEKQISTEEAKAWCLENGNSPLVETSAKDATNVEAAFGAAVAAWARLEARLERPIVEDTVDLSKQQSPHRTSCCMPASTAESNKVI